Sequence from the Streptomyces sp. NBC_00358 genome:
CGACCACCACCGGCTCCGACCACCCGGCAGCCAGTACGGCAGACCCCGCGGGCCCCCCGCTTTCGGCGAGTGTCGCAGGCTCCCAGTCTTCGGTGGCTGCGGCGGGTTCCCCGCCTTCGGCGAGTGCTGTGGGGTCTCTGCCTTGGGTGAGTGCCGCGGGTTCCCCGCCGTTGGCGAGTGCTGTGGGGCTCCCGCTTTCGGCGAGTGTCGCAGGCTCCCAGTCTTCGGTGGCTGCGGCGGGTTCCCCGTCTTCAGCGGGTGTCGTGGGGTCTCCACCTTGGGCGAGTGCCGCGGGCCCCCCGCTTTCGGCGCCTGCCGTGGAGCTCCCGGCGAGTGCCGTAGGCCCCCCGCCTTCGGCGAGTGTCGTGGGGCTCCTGCCTTCGGCGGCTGCGGCAGACCCCCCGCCTTCGGCGAGTGCCGCAGGCCCCCCGCCCTCGGCGGCTGCCGTCGGTGTCGTCGCCGTCGAGGGTCCCACCAGCCCCTGCTTACGGGTGTCCTCGGCCGGTGCCGCCGGGCCGACGGGTGTCGGTGTGTGCGTCGCGAGGGTGCTTCGGGACGGTCCGCCGGCCTCCGCCGGGGCGGGCGGTGCCAGTCCGGGGGGCGAGGCCGACGCGGCGCCCTCGCCCGGTGTCGGGCCGGACTCGTCCCCGGCCAGGCCGGGCCTCATGACCGCACCGCGTCGCCACCGGCGGCCGGCTCGCGGGCGTCCGTGTCCGGGCGGACGCAGGTGTGCGCGGCGGGCACGGCGCAGGCTTCCGCGGCGGGCGCGGCGCAGGCGTCCGGGGTCGGAAGAACGCGCCCCCCGGCGCCCCATTTCTCCTCGTTCTCCGGGGTCAGGAGTTCCGCCACGTCCAGGATGTGATGGCCCTCCATGGAGGGGAGGCAACTGCCACGGGCCGGTCCGATGGCCGCCGCCCACTCGGCGGGGATCGCGGACACCCCCCTGGTCGCCCCCGCCAGCGCTCCGGCCACTGCGGCCGTCGTGTCCGCGTCGCGTCCCATGTTCACCGCGGTGAGCACCGCCTCGGTGAACTCCCCGTCCGCCGCCGCGTACGCCCCGAAGGCGAGGGCCACCGCCTCGGGCGCCAGGTCGGTCCACGGGTAGCCGCCGATCACCACCGCGGAGCGCACCGCGCGTTCGCCGCGGTGCGCGACCGCGACCGCGCGGCGCAGGGAGCGGGCGGTCCAGGAGTCGTCCGGGACGACGGCCAGGGCCGAGGCGACGACCGCGATGGTGGGAGCGCCCGCCATCGCGGCGGCGACCCCCGCCGCGACCGCCTGGCCGCCGTAGATGCCCTCGCCCTCGTGGCTCACCGAGCCGTCGATCGCCACCAACCGGGCCGCCTCGGCGGGCCGGCCGGCCGCGAACACCCCGAAGGGCGCCGCGCGCATCGCGAGACCGTCGCTCCACGCGTGCCGGTGCTGGGCGGAGATCGGCGCCGCGAGCCCCCGGCGCAGGTTCTCCAGCGTGCCGCGCTCGCTGAACCCGGCGCCCCGGAAGGGCCCCTCGTCGCGGTCCGCGATCCACTGGTGCCAGGCCGACTCGACGTGGGCCACGGTCAGCGCCGAGCCGTGCCGGGCCAGCAGCAGCCCCGAGAAGATCGCGTACTCGGTGTCGTCCGTCCCCGCCGGATGCTCGGCGACATACCCGGTGATCCGGCCCCACTTGGCGCGGATCTCCGACGGCTTCATGTTCTCGGCGGGTGCGCCCAGCGCGTCCCCGACGGCGAGTCCGAGCAGCGCGCCGCGTGCCCGGTCACGGAGACCGGCGGCGTTCCCGGATGCCGGGGACGAGGGAATGCAGGCGATGGAAGCCATACGTGCCTCTCCTCTCAGGGCCCGGCCAGGTGCACGGAATGCGGCGCGCGGAACCCTTTGCGGATCTGTCCCACCTTGGCGGTTGACAAGAGCCTTACGGGGCCCACTGTCACCCGGTCGACATATGTGCATGACATGCCACGGATGAGCGTGGAGAGGCAAAAGCGCAGGTTAGCGCAGCCTTTCCTTGCTGGCGGCGGGGAATGTCGAGGCGTACTTTGAGGGTTGTCGAAAAGTGGAAACAGTCCAATCAGCACCCTGGGGGACCGGCATGGCGATCATCGAGACCGGGGCGACGCTGCACGCGGCGCACCGCGACAACCACACCCACCGCGATGTGAACGGCGGATGGCTGCGCCCGGCCGTGTTCGGCGCGATGGACGGCCTGGTCTCCAACCTCGCCCTGATGACCGGCGTCGCCGGAGGGTCCGTCTCCCAGCAGACGATCGTCATCACCGGACTCGCGGGCCTCGCCGCCGGGGCGTTCTCGATGGCCGCGGGCGAGTACACCTCCGTCGCCTCGCAGCGCGAGCTCGTCGAGGCGGAACTCGATGTCGAGCGCCGCGAGCTGCGCAAGCACCCCAAGGACGAGGAGCGCGAGCTCGCCGCGCTCTACGAGTCCCGCGGGGTGGAACCGGAGCTGGCCCAGGAGGTCGCCCGCCAGCTCTCCCGCGACCCCGAGCAGGCCCTGGAGATCCACGCGCGCGAGGAACTCGGCATAGACCCCGGCGACCTGCCCTCCCCGGCCGTCGCCGCCGTGTCCAGCTTCGGCTCGTTCGCGCTCGGCGCCCTGCTCCCCGTACTGCCGTATCTGCTGGGCGCGACCGTGCTGTGGCCGGCACTGCTGCTCGCGACGCTCGGGCTCTTCGCGTGCGGTGCCGTGGTGGCCAAGGTGACCGCGCGCTCCTGGTGGTTCAGCGGGCTTCGGCAGCTCGCTCTCGGTGGCGCCGCGGCGGGTGTGACGTACGCCCTCGGCAGTTTGTTCGGCGCGGCCGTAGGATGAAGCCTCGATCACCTATGCAAGGGACTGCATAAGTAATCGTTACCCGGCGGTTTCGATTCGTTGACCACGGGGCATGAGCCGTAAGCGCCGCAGGCAATGACGCCTGCTCCGCACACCTCGCGGCAGATCACGATCCTTGCCGCGAACCGGGCCGACGGTCATCGATCTGTCCGCTTAGGTCCCAAACCTCCGCCGCCGAGCGCGGTACCCCCGCCGCGACCCCGCGGTGTCCGCATGCTGGAACGCGATATCCGGTTCCCGAGAATCGCTCCATCATGTAACCTGCACGAAATTTTGCACCAACAGAGGGCCAACGTCGTCCCTCGGCAGCTGTCTCCCCCCTGGACCCCAAGTGGCCGGGAGGGACCCCCCGCCCCGACGACGACGGGAGAGCCGATGCGTACGCCGCGCCAGCCGTCCCAGCACTCCACGAACGACCAGAAGTGGTCCTTCATGGATGCTCGCCCTGCTGCGCAGGGTATGTACGACCCCCGCAACGAGCACGACGCCTGTGGCGTCGGCTTCGTGGCCACCCTCACCGGCGAGGCGAGCCACGCGCTGGTCGAGCAGGCGCTCACCGTTCTGCGCAACCTGGAACACCGCGGTGCCACCGGCTCGGAGCCCGACTCGGGCGACGGCGCGGGCATCCTCTCCCAGGTCCCGGACGCCTTCTTCCGCGAGGTGGCCGGATTCGAACTCCCCGCAGCCGGCGCGTACGCGGTGGGCATCGCCTTCCTCCCCGAGGACGGCGCGGCCGACGCCGTCTCACGCATCGAGACGATCGCCGCCGAAGAGGGCCTCACCGTCCTCGGCTGGCGTGAGGTCCCGGTCGCCCCCGAACTGCTCGGCGCCACCGCCCGCTCGACGATGCCGGCCTTCCGCCAGATCTTCGTCGGCGACGGTGCCAGCCAGGGCATCGACCTCGACCGCACCGCGTTCGTGCTGCGCAAGCGCGCCGAGCGCGAGGCCGGCGTCTACTTCCCCTCGCTGTCCGCGCGGACCATCGTCTACAAGGGCATGCTGACCACCGGCCAGCTGGAGCCCTTCTTCCCGGACCTGTCCGACCGCCGCTTCGCCTCCGCGATCGCGCTCGTGCACTCCCGGTTCTCCACCAACACCTTCCCGAGCTGGCCGCTCGCCCACCCGTACCGCTTCGTCGCGCACAACGGCGAGATCAACACGGTCAAGGGCAACCGCAACTGGATGGTCGCCCGCGAGTCCCAGCTCGCCTCCGACCTCTTCGGCGACAACGACAAGCTGCAGCGGATCTTCCCCGTCTGCACGCCGGACGCCTCCGACTCGGCCTCCTTCGACGAGGTGCTCGAACTCCTGCACCTCGGCGGCCGCTCGCTCCCGCACTCCGTGCTGATGATGATCCCGGAGGCGTGGGAGAACCACGCCTCCATGGACCCGGCCCGGCGCGCCTTCTACCAGTTCCACGCCACGATGATGGAGCCCTGGGACGGCCCGGCCTGCGTCACCTTCACCGACGGCACCCAGGTCGGCGCGGTCCTCGACCGCAACGGTCTGCGCCCCGGCCGCTACTGGGTCACCGACGAGGGCCTCGTCGTCCTCGGCTCCGAGGTCGGCGTCCTCGACATCGACCCCGCCAAGGTCGTCCGCAAGGGCCGCCTCCAGCCCGGCAAGATGTTCCTCGTCGACACCGTCGAGCACCGCATCATCGAGGACGACGAGATCAAGGCCGGACTCGCCGCCGAGAAGCCCTACGCCGAGTGGCTGGAAGCCGGCGAGATCGAACTCTCCGACCTCCCCGAGCGCGAGCACATCGTGCACACCCACGCCTCGGTCACCCGCCGCCAGCAGACCTTCGGCTACACCGAGGAAGAGCTGCGGATCATCCTCGCGCCGATGGCCAACACCGCCGGTGAGCCGCTCGGCTCCATGGGCACCGACTCGCCGATCGCCGCGCTCTCGCAGCGCCCGCGTCTCCTCTTCGACTACTTCACCCAGCTCTTCGCCCAGGTCACCAACCCTCCGCTGGACGCGATCCGCGAGGAACTGGTCACCTCCCTGCGCTCCTCCCTCGGTCCGGCGAGCAACCTGCTGGAGCCGACGGCCGCCTCCTGTCGCAGCGTCACCCTGCCCTTCCCGGTGATCGACAACGACGAGCTGGCCAAGCTCATCCACATCAACGCCGACGGCGACATGCCCGGCATGAAGGCCGCGACGCTGTCCGGCCTGTACCGGGTCTCCGGCGGCGGCGCGTCCCTGGCCGCCCGCATCGAGGACATCTGCTCCGAGACCGACGCCGCCATCGAGAACGGCGCCCGCCTCATCGTCCTGTCGGACCGCCACTCCGACGCCGAGCACGCGCCGATCCCCTCGCTGCTGCTCACCGCGGCCGTCCACCACCACCTCATCCGCACCAAGCAGCGCACCCAGGTGGGCCTGCTGGTCGAGGCCGGAGACGTCCGCGAGGTCCACCACGTCGCCCTGCTCATCGGCTTCGGCGCCGCCGCCGTCAACCCGTACCTCGCGATGGAGTCCGTCGAGGACCTGGTCCGGGCAGGAACCTTCCTCCAGGGCATCGAGCCCGAGCAGGCCATCCGCAACCTGATCTACGCACTCGGCAAGGGCGTCCTGAAGGTCATGTCCAAGATGGGCATCTCGACCGTCGCCTCCTACCGCGGCGCCCAGGTCTTCGAGGCCGTCGGCCTGGAGAAGGCCTTCGTCGAGAAGTACTTCATCGGCACGAC
This genomic interval carries:
- a CDS encoding VIT1/CCC1 transporter family protein, with translation MAIIETGATLHAAHRDNHTHRDVNGGWLRPAVFGAMDGLVSNLALMTGVAGGSVSQQTIVITGLAGLAAGAFSMAAGEYTSVASQRELVEAELDVERRELRKHPKDEERELAALYESRGVEPELAQEVARQLSRDPEQALEIHAREELGIDPGDLPSPAVAAVSSFGSFALGALLPVLPYLLGATVLWPALLLATLGLFACGAVVAKVTARSWWFSGLRQLALGGAAAGVTYALGSLFGAAVG
- a CDS encoding ADP-ribosylglycohydrolase family protein, with protein sequence MASIACIPSSPASGNAAGLRDRARGALLGLAVGDALGAPAENMKPSEIRAKWGRITGYVAEHPAGTDDTEYAIFSGLLLARHGSALTVAHVESAWHQWIADRDEGPFRGAGFSERGTLENLRRGLAAPISAQHRHAWSDGLAMRAAPFGVFAAGRPAEAARLVAIDGSVSHEGEGIYGGQAVAAGVAAAMAGAPTIAVVASALAVVPDDSWTARSLRRAVAVAHRGERAVRSAVVIGGYPWTDLAPEAVALAFGAYAAADGEFTEAVLTAVNMGRDADTTAAVAGALAGATRGVSAIPAEWAAAIGPARGSCLPSMEGHHILDVAELLTPENEEKWGAGGRVLPTPDACAAPAAEACAVPAAHTCVRPDTDAREPAAGGDAVRS
- the gltB gene encoding glutamate synthase large subunit, coding for MRTPRQPSQHSTNDQKWSFMDARPAAQGMYDPRNEHDACGVGFVATLTGEASHALVEQALTVLRNLEHRGATGSEPDSGDGAGILSQVPDAFFREVAGFELPAAGAYAVGIAFLPEDGAADAVSRIETIAAEEGLTVLGWREVPVAPELLGATARSTMPAFRQIFVGDGASQGIDLDRTAFVLRKRAEREAGVYFPSLSARTIVYKGMLTTGQLEPFFPDLSDRRFASAIALVHSRFSTNTFPSWPLAHPYRFVAHNGEINTVKGNRNWMVARESQLASDLFGDNDKLQRIFPVCTPDASDSASFDEVLELLHLGGRSLPHSVLMMIPEAWENHASMDPARRAFYQFHATMMEPWDGPACVTFTDGTQVGAVLDRNGLRPGRYWVTDEGLVVLGSEVGVLDIDPAKVVRKGRLQPGKMFLVDTVEHRIIEDDEIKAGLAAEKPYAEWLEAGEIELSDLPEREHIVHTHASVTRRQQTFGYTEEELRIILAPMANTAGEPLGSMGTDSPIAALSQRPRLLFDYFTQLFAQVTNPPLDAIREELVTSLRSSLGPASNLLEPTAASCRSVTLPFPVIDNDELAKLIHINADGDMPGMKAATLSGLYRVSGGGASLAARIEDICSETDAAIENGARLIVLSDRHSDAEHAPIPSLLLTAAVHHHLIRTKQRTQVGLLVEAGDVREVHHVALLIGFGAAAVNPYLAMESVEDLVRAGTFLQGIEPEQAIRNLIYALGKGVLKVMSKMGISTVASYRGAQVFEAVGLEKAFVEKYFIGTTTKIGGAGLDVIAKEVAARHAKAYPASGIAPAHRALDIGGEYQWRREGEPHLFDPETVFRLQHSTRSGSYEIFKKYTGRVNEQSERLMTLRGLFGFTSDRPSISLDEVEPVSEIVKRFSTGAMSYGSISKEAHETLAIAMNQLGGKSNTGEGGEDADRLYDPARRSSIKQVASGRFGVTSEYLVNADDIQIKMAQGAKPGEGGQLPGHKVYPWVAKTRHSTPGVGLISPPPHHDIYSIEDLAQLIHDLKNANPQARIHVKLVSEVGVGTVAAGVSKAHADVVLISGHDGGTGASPLTSLKHAGGPWELGLAETQQTLLLNGLRDRIVVQTDGQLKTGRDVVIAALLGAEEFGFATAPLVVSGCVMMRVCHLDTCPVGIATQNPVLRERFAGKAEYIVNFFKFIAEEVREILAELGFRTIEEAVGHAENLDVERAITHWKAQGLDLSPLFYVPELPEGASLHQVIEQDHGLEKALDNELIKLAADALAADSATDAQPVRAQVAIRNINRTVGTMLGHEVTKKFGGAGLPDDTIDITFTGSAGQSFGAFLPRGITLRLEGDANDYVGKGLSGGRVIVRPDRGADHLAEFSTIAGNTIAYGATGGELFLRGRTGERFCVRNSGATVVSEGVGDHGCEYMTGGRAVVLGETGRNFAAGMSGGVAYVIDLDRDNVNIGNADAVEELDDTDRQWLHDVVRRHAEETASTVAEKLLAEWPVSVERFSKIIPSTYKAVLAAKDAAERAGLNESEITEKMMEAATNG